A window of the Desulfatirhabdium butyrativorans DSM 18734 genome harbors these coding sequences:
- a CDS encoding alginate O-acetyltransferase AlgX-related protein: MQRVDHRLCIHHWCRICCIGLFWIMLAAPLVVMGVMPVKTVSQNENRNLAEFPKLQANRLNAYFRGIESYWNDHIGFRDALTFIYNYILWAGFDQSGFSWVTVGKSGWFFFGGDQSNEDVLGKVVLRDADLKQWAGVIQAKKDWFDRQNIRYVFVLAPNKQSVYPEYLPDWMRRHAVSVRRIDRLVEVLRKHTDVEIIDLRDALLREKDREPVFFRTDSHWNWQGAYAAYRQVIDRLHDWFPDMEPLPKSRMTEIVRDFRHGDLRMGLDGVIWEKERVWLPAEPCSKWNGTAFDRYLYEKRCGTGRTRAIVLRDSYMDFVEPYLSEHFGDVVYIWKRWAEDSGTEHRLYKEWIEKMRPDLVIEERVERLVGQIPAVTMEQRFDYADPVLGHWDGTIGFDGIEPYHQVRLEPENGGLLIFATGNDPGVRLPEMGQNTGPLIIRIEIESPADTVLQMFYATDEKSGYSEAKSRKMSLEKGVNTVFLCIEEPAIQGQLRLDPGYAIGTYRLQSIEIRKDQVASLLQAYDAGRMSSHARSQMGTSRRRVGSTMGSAHNP; encoded by the coding sequence AAACCGTATCGCAGAATGAAAACCGCAACCTTGCCGAATTTCCGAAACTCCAGGCGAATCGGTTGAATGCGTATTTCAGGGGGATCGAATCCTACTGGAACGATCACATCGGTTTCCGGGATGCGCTCACCTTCATCTACAACTACATCTTGTGGGCCGGTTTTGACCAATCCGGTTTTTCCTGGGTAACAGTGGGCAAATCGGGGTGGTTTTTTTTCGGAGGCGATCAATCCAATGAGGATGTGCTGGGCAAGGTGGTGTTGCGGGATGCGGACCTGAAGCAATGGGCCGGTGTCATTCAGGCCAAAAAGGACTGGTTTGACAGGCAGAACATCCGGTATGTGTTTGTTCTGGCTCCCAACAAGCAAAGCGTATACCCGGAATATCTGCCGGACTGGATGAGGCGGCATGCCGTTTCGGTCAGGCGGATCGACCGACTGGTGGAAGTGCTGCGAAAACATACCGATGTTGAAATCATCGATCTGCGGGACGCGCTCCTGCGGGAAAAAGATAGGGAGCCCGTTTTTTTCCGAACGGATTCGCACTGGAACTGGCAAGGGGCTTATGCCGCCTATCGGCAGGTCATCGACAGGCTTCACGACTGGTTCCCCGATATGGAGCCCTTGCCGAAGTCCCGAATGACCGAAATTGTCAGGGACTTTCGACACGGGGACCTGCGGATGGGATTGGATGGGGTGATTTGGGAAAAGGAAAGGGTGTGGTTGCCTGCGGAGCCTTGTTCCAAATGGAATGGAACGGCTTTTGACCGGTATCTGTATGAAAAGCGGTGCGGGACCGGTCGGACGCGGGCCATCGTTCTTCGGGATTCCTATATGGATTTTGTCGAGCCGTATCTTTCGGAACATTTCGGAGACGTCGTCTATATCTGGAAACGCTGGGCCGAGGATTCCGGAACCGAACACCGGCTATACAAGGAATGGATCGAAAAGATGCGGCCGGATCTCGTCATCGAAGAGCGGGTCGAAAGACTGGTCGGACAGATTCCGGCAGTGACGATGGAACAGCGATTCGATTATGCCGATCCGGTTCTCGGTCATTGGGATGGCACCATCGGTTTCGACGGCATTGAACCCTATCACCAGGTTCGATTGGAACCCGAAAATGGAGGACTTCTGATATTTGCCACCGGAAATGATCCCGGGGTGCGACTTCCCGAAATGGGGCAGAATACCGGCCCCCTGATCATCAGAATCGAGATCGAAAGCCCTGCGGATACGGTCCTGCAGATGTTTTATGCAACCGATGAAAAAAGCGGATACAGCGAAGCGAAAAGCCGGAAAATGTCACTCGAAAAAGGGGTAAACACGGTTTTTTTGTGTATTGAAGAGCCGGCAATCCAGGGGCAGTTGCGCCTGGACCCCGGATATGCCATTGGAACCTACCGCTTGCAATCGATAGAAATACGGAAGGATCAGGTTGCTTCCCTTTTGCAGGCGTATGACGCCGGGCGGATGAGTTCTCACGCTCGTTCGCAAATGGGAACCAGCAGACGACGCGTCGGCTCAACTATGGGTTCAGCCCATAACCCATAA
- a CDS encoding MBOAT family O-acyltransferase, with protein MSFSSIIFLFGFLPVALLLYFISPGRGRNTVLLLLSLVFYTWGEVEYVWILGVSILANYVGGLLVDRFRSRIVLGTAIAANIALLGVFKYANFLVDSLNAVLGWAHIHPIAIPAMHLPIGISFYTFKAISYLIDVYRQEVPANRDPFDVALYISLFPNLMAGPIDRYKGIAERIRQRSVSLEGFSNGVQRFIVGLGKKVLLASTLAGTVDKIYQIPQHELTSVLAWFAAVCYTLQIYFDFSGYTDMAVGLGRMFGFRLMENFEFPYRSTSIQEFWRRWHISLSTWFRDYLYIPLGGNRKGEMRTYLNLAVVFFLCGLWHGANWTFVIWGLFHGLFLVLERAGLASWLKRTWKPISHIYAMLVVTIGWVFFRAESLGKATGMLKAMFGAAQGDGVSQPFDFFWDRHIGFVLICSIVFSMPISQWLQDGKQRLMQAGGPRKNTILLNGWEIATVCGLLLVMIASMASLAAGVYQPFIYFKF; from the coding sequence ATGAGCTTCAGCTCGATCATTTTTCTTTTCGGCTTTTTGCCGGTAGCGCTGCTGCTGTATTTTATCAGTCCCGGCAGGGGCCGGAATACAGTCCTGCTGTTGCTGAGTCTCGTTTTCTATACCTGGGGCGAGGTCGAATATGTCTGGATTCTGGGCGTATCGATCCTGGCCAATTATGTCGGGGGGCTTCTGGTCGATCGTTTCAGGAGCCGGATCGTTCTGGGGACGGCGATTGCAGCCAATATCGCTCTGCTCGGCGTCTTCAAATACGCCAATTTTCTGGTGGATTCCCTGAATGCCGTTTTGGGTTGGGCGCACATCCATCCAATCGCCATACCGGCAATGCACCTGCCGATCGGTATTTCCTTCTATACGTTCAAGGCAATCTCCTACCTCATCGATGTTTACCGCCAGGAGGTTCCCGCCAACCGGGACCCATTTGATGTAGCGCTTTACATATCGCTTTTCCCCAATTTGATGGCGGGCCCGATCGATCGTTACAAAGGCATTGCGGAGCGTATCCGGCAGCGAAGCGTTTCCCTGGAAGGCTTTTCCAACGGCGTTCAACGATTCATTGTCGGATTGGGGAAAAAGGTTCTGCTGGCAAGCACTCTGGCTGGCACGGTGGATAAAATTTATCAGATTCCGCAGCATGAATTGACGTCGGTCCTGGCCTGGTTTGCGGCTGTCTGCTATACGTTACAAATTTATTTCGATTTTTCAGGATATACGGACATGGCTGTCGGACTGGGGCGGATGTTCGGATTCCGGTTGATGGAGAACTTCGAATTTCCCTACCGTTCGACCTCGATTCAGGAATTCTGGCGAAGATGGCATATTTCTCTGTCCACCTGGTTTCGGGATTATCTGTATATTCCGCTTGGGGGAAACCGAAAAGGAGAGATGCGAACGTATCTCAACCTGGCGGTCGTGTTCTTTTTGTGCGGGTTGTGGCACGGTGCCAACTGGACATTTGTGATCTGGGGCCTGTTCCATGGGCTTTTTCTCGTTCTGGAGCGGGCTGGATTGGCTTCGTGGCTTAAACGGACCTGGAAACCGATTTCACATATCTATGCCATGCTGGTCGTGACCATCGGGTGGGTATTTTTCCGGGCCGAATCCCTGGGGAAAGCCACCGGCATGCTGAAGGCCATGTTCGGCGCGGCCCAGGGGGACGGTGTTTCCCAGCCCTTCGATTTTTTCTGGGATCGACACATCGGCTTTGTTTTGATATGCTCCATCGTCTTTTCCATGCCCATTTCGCAATGGTTACAGGATGGGAAACAGCGGCTGATGCAGGCGGGCGGGCCTCGAAAGAACACCATTTTGTTGAATGGATGGGAGATTGCAACTGTCTGCGGCCTGCTGCTGGTCATGATTGCATCCATGGCATCCCTCGCGGCCGGCGTGTATCAACCGTTCATCTATTTTAAGTTTTGA
- a CDS encoding glycosyltransferase gives MIHTSEKPCSITVVIPCYNQGKYLAESIGSVLSQTIDDVEILIVNDGSTDPETIEVLNTLAYPKTRLIHTTNQGLAAARNNGIREAKGRYILPLDADDRIGPTYLEQAVRILDENPGIGIVYCRAAFFGAVEKPWNLPEFSLSEMLIDNILFCSCVFRKADWELVGGYRTDMIYGWEDYDFWLSLIERGRLVHRIPEELFFYRISPESMLRTKTREQKIEMYERVFHHHREFFERNIRLWIDRLIDIPVDRTRKWMAQVYVDTGMGFNEKQTVVAYVGGDERNLEFDLSRFDRIQGIRIDPVNSPAVVCLYRIVLKDASGREQTASIRSHNALLEEDGHFVFTSTDPHWIIEGIDGPARSIRVELDFLAIGNEAFDRLLHHQNVRIAELQQTLHEKSILVSQQRDRLVHLETVLQDKDRAIQDKDRAIQDKDRHIRNIEFSLNRIKGSLIWRTADFCRKWMVFFPIDLARKSFKAADILRREGMRGLFHHLWLHLTKADRQQAEEQPAVVGIGLTQADYEAWMATRRLSDDRRNEIRRQIAAMPVKPKISVIVPVYEVDGIWLEKAIQSVVDQVYDNWELCLADDASPSGHIREILQKWADREPRIRVHFLTRNRGIALASNAAAQMATGDFIGFLDHDDTLSPDALFEVASVLQQHPQVDLVYSDEDKMDLDDRRIEPFFKPDYSPDLLLSQNYICHFTVVRKTLFDTVGGFRDGFNGSQDHDLILRILEKTDQVAHIPNILYHWRKIPGSTAAVYDAKSYAWEAGRKAIEQTLKARGVEASVFCGRWQGSYRVKRRISGQPLVSILIPFRDRADLLETCILSVLEKSSWPAFEIIGIDNGSSAPETAKLMQRLADMDARVTFLPYRELFNYSAINNFAVSQAKGEHVVLMNSDIEIITPSWIEALLEHSQRPEVGAVGAKLYYPDGRIQHAGIVVGMFGNAGHPHRFFQPDDNGYYARPHVIHNVSAVTAALMMVKKSLYESVGGLDAAHLGIAYNDVDFCLKLRQKGLLNVFTPYCEAIHHESASRGYESTSEKRERFERERQLFESRWAGVIDAGDPYYNVNLSLKSEDFAIRLEREP, from the coding sequence ATGATCCATACTTCCGAAAAACCCTGTTCCATCACCGTCGTCATTCCCTGCTACAACCAGGGGAAATATCTTGCTGAATCGATTGGCTCCGTTCTATCCCAGACCATCGATGATGTGGAAATCCTCATCGTCAACGACGGCTCGACCGATCCAGAAACGATCGAAGTCCTGAATACCCTTGCCTACCCGAAAACCCGGCTCATCCACACGACCAACCAGGGGCTGGCTGCGGCGCGCAACAACGGGATTCGTGAGGCGAAGGGTCGCTACATTCTGCCGCTCGATGCCGACGACCGGATCGGTCCGACCTATCTCGAGCAGGCCGTTCGAATTCTCGATGAAAATCCGGGAATCGGCATCGTTTACTGCAGGGCGGCTTTTTTCGGAGCTGTCGAAAAGCCCTGGAATCTTCCGGAATTTTCGCTCTCGGAGATGCTGATCGACAACATCCTTTTCTGCTCCTGTGTCTTTCGAAAGGCCGACTGGGAACTGGTAGGCGGCTACCGGACGGACATGATCTACGGATGGGAGGATTACGATTTCTGGCTGTCCCTGATCGAGCGGGGGCGGCTCGTCCATCGCATCCCCGAAGAGCTCTTTTTCTACCGGATCAGCCCGGAGTCGATGCTTCGAACGAAAACCCGTGAACAGAAAATCGAGATGTATGAGCGGGTGTTTCATCACCATCGGGAATTTTTCGAACGCAACATCCGCCTGTGGATCGATCGGCTGATCGATATTCCCGTGGATCGTACCCGCAAATGGATGGCCCAGGTCTATGTGGATACCGGCATGGGGTTTAATGAAAAGCAGACGGTTGTGGCCTATGTCGGAGGGGATGAACGAAACCTCGAATTTGATCTGAGCCGGTTTGATCGGATTCAGGGCATCCGGATCGATCCGGTGAACAGCCCAGCCGTGGTTTGCCTGTATCGGATTGTGCTGAAGGATGCTTCGGGGCGGGAGCAGACCGCATCCATCCGGTCTCACAACGCATTGCTGGAAGAAGACGGCCATTTCGTGTTCACATCGACAGATCCGCACTGGATCATCGAGGGTATCGATGGCCCTGCCCGGTCGATTCGGGTCGAACTTGATTTCCTGGCGATTGGTAACGAGGCGTTCGACCGCTTGTTGCACCATCAGAATGTACGGATCGCCGAGCTGCAGCAGACGTTGCATGAGAAATCCATTCTGGTTTCTCAGCAGCGCGACCGGCTGGTTCATCTGGAAACCGTTCTTCAGGACAAGGACCGTGCCATCCAGGACAAGGACCGTGCCATCCAGGACAAGGACCGACATATTCGCAACATCGAGTTTTCGTTGAACCGTATCAAGGGCTCATTGATCTGGCGAACGGCCGATTTCTGCCGAAAATGGATGGTTTTCTTTCCGATCGATCTTGCCCGGAAATCGTTCAAGGCTGCCGATATCCTGCGAAGAGAGGGAATGCGGGGGCTTTTCCACCATCTGTGGCTGCATCTGACCAAGGCCGATCGGCAGCAGGCCGAAGAGCAGCCGGCGGTTGTGGGGATCGGTCTTACCCAGGCGGATTATGAAGCTTGGATGGCGACCCGTCGCTTGAGCGACGACCGTCGGAACGAGATACGTCGTCAGATTGCCGCAATGCCTGTGAAACCGAAAATCAGCGTCATCGTTCCGGTGTATGAGGTCGATGGCATCTGGCTGGAGAAGGCCATCCAATCGGTTGTGGATCAGGTGTACGACAACTGGGAGCTTTGCCTTGCCGACGATGCTTCCCCGTCCGGGCATATTCGGGAAATTCTTCAGAAATGGGCGGATCGGGAACCCCGTATCCGGGTGCACTTTCTCACCCGAAACCGGGGGATTGCCCTTGCATCCAATGCGGCTGCTCAGATGGCGACCGGCGACTTCATCGGTTTCCTGGATCACGACGACACCCTTTCACCGGATGCCCTCTTCGAAGTGGCATCGGTGCTGCAGCAGCATCCGCAAGTCGATCTGGTCTACAGCGACGAGGACAAGATGGACCTCGATGACCGCCGGATCGAGCCCTTTTTCAAGCCGGACTATTCTCCGGATCTTCTCTTATCTCAGAATTACATCTGCCATTTCACCGTCGTTCGAAAAACCCTCTTCGATACCGTTGGCGGTTTCCGCGACGGGTTCAACGGCTCTCAGGACCATGATCTCATCCTGCGGATCCTCGAGAAAACGGATCAGGTAGCCCACATTCCCAACATCCTGTATCATTGGCGAAAAATACCCGGATCGACGGCAGCCGTCTATGATGCGAAGTCCTATGCCTGGGAAGCAGGCAGAAAAGCCATCGAGCAGACACTGAAGGCAAGAGGTGTCGAGGCTTCTGTGTTCTGTGGAAGATGGCAGGGAAGCTATCGGGTGAAACGACGAATTTCCGGTCAGCCTCTTGTTAGCATCCTGATTCCCTTTCGGGATCGGGCCGATCTTCTCGAAACATGCATCCTCTCCGTACTCGAAAAATCGAGCTGGCCGGCTTTCGAGATCATCGGCATCGACAACGGAAGCTCGGCACCTGAGACAGCGAAGCTCATGCAGCGACTGGCCGATATGGACGCCCGGGTGACATTTCTTCCGTATCGAGAGCTGTTCAATTATTCCGCCATCAACAATTTCGCTGTTTCCCAGGCGAAGGGGGAACATGTCGTTCTGATGAACAGCGACATCGAAATCATCACCCCTTCTTGGATCGAGGCCCTGCTCGAGCACAGCCAGCGTCCGGAAGTCGGAGCCGTCGGAGCCAAGCTGTATTATCCCGACGGCCGGATTCAACATGCCGGAATCGTTGTCGGTATGTTCGGAAATGCCGGACATCCCCACCGCTTCTTCCAGCCGGATGACAACGGTTATTACGCCAGACCTCATGTCATCCACAACGTGAGCGCTGTTACCGCAGCCTTGATGATGGTGAAAAAATCCCTGTACGAAAGCGTCGGCGGTCTCGATGCGGCGCATTTGGGGATCGCTTACAATGACGTGGATTTTTGTCTCAAGCTTCGGCAGAAAGGTCTGCTCAACGTCTTTACGCCGTATTGCGAGGCCATTCATCACGAATCCGCATCGCGTGGGTATGAATCTACATCGGAAAAGCGAGAGCGTTTCGAGCGGGAGCGGCAGCTGTTCGAAAGCCGATGGGCTGGGGTCATCGATGCCGGAGACCCCTATTACAATGTGAATCTCAGTCTGAAATCCGAGGATTTCGCCATCCGGCTGGAGCGGGAACCATGA
- a CDS encoding glycerol-3-phosphate dehydrogenase/oxidase translates to MKRNLEALRHTDFDLVIVGGGITGACLCHDAALRGWRVALLEKGDFGGFTSSASSKLIHGGIRYLPTGQFWKVRESSEERAFFHNIAPHATRTIPFIVPTFVSGWMKGRAAMLAGLTLYEWIGLGLNDRIRDPGKKVPVSRFIGRNELVRRFPLLHRLDGLSGAYILYESHMVSSERMTLAFVKSACRNEAVAANYLQVTDFLRLRDKTVVGVVAEDRFSGERIEVRGRVVVNAAGPHIPILNDLLPELRLKKRPAGYSKGVHLVTRQILPDHALTLTTRKKIQGVLTRGGRHVFIIPWRHRSLIGTTDVPFSGNLDDVRVTESDILDFMEDLNACLPGLNLCLEDVHYAWAGLYPLLVREIKPDTYQGTGEYQIVDHEKQDGIPGIWTVFGAKYTTARRVTEKAADRIAGKLGWGSRCRPTRHAPLEGGAIRCVETYRRDLLNRYAGQVDAEVLDHLLFLYGTETETLIRYGIEEKSLLEPISPDFPSIRAQVVHAVRCEMAMTLSDVLFRRTDIATAGYPGRQTVIDVAEGVGRCLGWDEGRKAVEIEEVEQAYAVIRTVQGKGGSRSRIGGMSEEER, encoded by the coding sequence ATGAAGCGAAATCTTGAAGCGCTTCGGCATACGGACTTCGACCTGGTCATTGTCGGAGGGGGAATTACCGGGGCTTGCCTGTGCCATGATGCCGCTCTGCGCGGCTGGCGGGTAGCGCTGCTGGAAAAAGGGGATTTCGGCGGATTCACGTCATCGGCATCCTCTAAGCTCATTCACGGAGGTATCCGGTATTTGCCCACAGGTCAGTTCTGGAAAGTGCGGGAGTCCTCGGAGGAAAGGGCTTTTTTCCACAATATCGCCCCGCACGCGACCCGAACCATTCCTTTTATCGTTCCGACCTTCGTGAGCGGCTGGATGAAAGGGCGGGCGGCCATGTTGGCCGGCCTGACCTTGTACGAGTGGATCGGCCTTGGATTGAACGACAGGATTCGGGATCCGGGCAAAAAGGTTCCGGTAAGCCGTTTCATCGGCCGAAACGAGCTGGTACGCCGCTTTCCGCTCCTTCATCGCTTGGACGGGTTGAGCGGAGCCTACATCCTGTATGAATCCCATATGGTCAGTTCGGAGCGGATGACGCTGGCGTTCGTCAAGAGCGCCTGTCGCAATGAAGCCGTTGCCGCCAACTACCTGCAGGTGACCGATTTCCTTCGCCTGCGCGACAAAACGGTCGTGGGGGTTGTGGCCGAGGACCGGTTCAGCGGGGAGCGGATCGAAGTACGGGGGCGGGTTGTCGTGAACGCGGCAGGTCCTCATATTCCGATACTGAACGATCTGCTGCCGGAATTGCGGCTCAAGAAGCGGCCTGCCGGGTATTCCAAGGGCGTGCATCTGGTGACCCGCCAAATTCTTCCCGATCATGCACTGACCTTGACGACCCGAAAGAAAATTCAAGGAGTCCTTACAAGAGGCGGAAGGCATGTTTTCATCATTCCGTGGCGCCACCGCTCTCTGATCGGCACGACGGATGTCCCTTTTTCTGGAAACCTGGACGATGTCCGGGTGACGGAAAGCGATATTCTCGACTTCATGGAAGATCTCAACGCCTGCCTGCCGGGGCTGAATTTGTGCCTCGAAGACGTTCACTACGCCTGGGCAGGCCTCTATCCTCTGCTCGTTCGGGAAATCAAACCCGATACCTATCAGGGAACCGGCGAATATCAGATTGTGGATCACGAGAAGCAGGACGGTATCCCAGGAATCTGGACGGTTTTCGGCGCCAAGTATACGACAGCAAGACGGGTGACGGAAAAGGCGGCGGATCGAATCGCCGGGAAGCTGGGATGGGGGAGCCGCTGTCGGCCGACTCGTCACGCCCCCCTGGAAGGGGGCGCCATTCGGTGCGTGGAAACGTATCGAAGGGATCTCCTGAACCGGTATGCGGGGCAGGTGGATGCCGAAGTGCTGGATCATCTGCTCTTCCTGTATGGAACGGAAACGGAAACATTGATTCGTTATGGGATCGAAGAGAAGTCGCTCTTGGAGCCGATTTCACCGGATTTCCCGTCCATCCGCGCCCAGGTCGTCCATGCCGTCCGCTGCGAGATGGCCATGACCCTTTCGGATGTGTTGTTCCGAAGAACCGATATAGCCACTGCGGGATATCCTGGACGCCAAACAGTCATTGATGTCGCCGAAGGGGTGGGTCGATGCCTGGGTTGGGATGAAGGGCGCAAGGCGGTCGAAATAGAAGAAGTCGAACAGGCCTATGCAGTGATTCGCACCGTTCAGGGCAAAGGGGGAAGCCGCAGCCGTATCGGTGGTATGAGCGAGGAGGAAAGGTGA